One genomic region from Macellibacteroides fermentans encodes:
- a CDS encoding leucine-rich repeat domain-containing protein: protein MKKVFLTMACLFMVIALISCSGSAPKQLTDREILVKIYESMNGSNWKGSEATNWLSEKPIGEWEGVKANDEGRVIALRIAGDHVNGILPAEIGGLTALEQLFVFVRECDAPNVIPKEIRRLTKLNNLSLTVHTKPKMDKPVLPDLSTLVDLKKLYLKGFGGVIPENISQLSKLQVLGLHGYEGKIPESICQLADLTELSISMPNQPVNGLPECVGRLSKLTLLKVDFSIGSVGGNKEPIGKFPESIWDLTNLEYLTMNALSNSGGPIPGDKVAKMTNLKSVTIVNCGLTGKLPVELFASGKLIGLGFYQNKLTGSIPSEIGTCLNLATLRLNQNQLTGKIPAELAKCVKLTVCDLSGNQLSSELPAALKAHPKFSNFKF from the coding sequence ATGAAAAAAGTATTTTTAACAATGGCATGCCTGTTCATGGTCATAGCCCTAATCAGTTGCAGTGGTTCTGCACCTAAGCAATTGACTGACCGGGAAATTTTAGTGAAAATTTATGAATCTATGAACGGTTCTAACTGGAAAGGGTCCGAAGCTACGAATTGGCTTAGTGAGAAACCGATTGGGGAATGGGAAGGTGTGAAAGCCAATGATGAAGGAAGGGTGATTGCATTGCGGATTGCAGGAGACCATGTAAACGGAATTTTACCTGCTGAGATTGGAGGACTGACTGCATTGGAACAACTTTTTGTTTTTGTCAGAGAATGCGATGCTCCTAATGTTATCCCTAAAGAAATTAGGAGATTGACAAAGTTGAATAATTTGTCCCTTACGGTGCATACAAAGCCAAAAATGGATAAACCGGTATTGCCGGATCTTTCCACCCTTGTTGATTTGAAAAAATTATATCTCAAAGGATTTGGTGGAGTTATTCCTGAAAATATTTCACAATTAAGCAAATTACAGGTTTTGGGACTTCATGGATATGAAGGTAAAATTCCCGAAAGTATTTGTCAGTTAGCGGACCTAACCGAACTTTCCATTTCAATGCCCAATCAACCCGTAAATGGGTTGCCTGAATGTGTTGGCAGGCTAAGCAAGTTAACATTACTTAAGGTAGACTTCAGTATTGGATCTGTAGGTGGAAATAAAGAACCCATTGGAAAATTTCCTGAATCAATATGGGATTTGACAAATCTTGAATACCTGACTATGAATGCTTTAAGTAATTCCGGCGGCCCCATACCCGGCGACAAAGTGGCCAAAATGACCAATCTGAAAAGTGTAACTATAGTCAATTGTGGTCTTACCGGAAAGCTTCCTGTCGAATTATTTGCATCAGGTAAATTAATTGGTTTGGGTTTTTATCAAAACAAACTTACTGGAAGTATCCCGTCTGAAATAGGCACATGTCTCAATTTGGCTACACTCAGACTGAATCAAAATCAGCTCACCGGCAAGATACCTGCAGAATTAGCTAAATGTGTAAAGCTAACTGTATGCGATTTGTCGGGCAATCAGCTCTCGTCTGAACTTCCGGCAGCCCTGAAAGCACATCCTAAATTTAGCAATTTTAAATTTTAG
- a CDS encoding IS481 family transposase, translating into MNTETKLIKNKLGLLNLAEELGNVSRACKYLGYSRDTFYRYKDLFETGGELGLQEISRRKPIVKNRIELQIEQRVVSFATENPAFGQVRVSNELKKEGIFISPAGVRCVWLRNDLETFKKRLKALEAKAAQEGLVLTEAQVVALEKAKEEKVSKGEIETYHPGYLGAQDTYYVGNIKGVGRIYQQTFIDTYAKVATVKLYDRKVALVAADMLNDRVIPMYDQYGIPLMRILTDRGTEYCGAREHHEYQLYLAIEDIDHTKTKAKSPQTNGICERFHRTMQEEFYATAFRKKIYKSVEELQTDADIWLQYYNNERTHSGRVSVSAMPSCEHI; encoded by the coding sequence ATGAATACAGAGACAAAGTTAATCAAAAACAAATTAGGTCTGCTAAATTTAGCAGAAGAATTAGGAAATGTATCAAGAGCATGTAAGTATTTAGGTTACAGTCGCGACACATTTTACCGTTACAAAGATTTATTTGAAACAGGTGGCGAGTTAGGTTTGCAGGAAATCAGCCGTCGCAAACCGATAGTAAAGAATCGCATAGAACTTCAAATAGAGCAAAGAGTTGTTTCGTTTGCCACAGAGAATCCGGCCTTTGGTCAGGTTCGGGTATCGAACGAGTTGAAAAAAGAAGGCATATTTATATCACCGGCAGGAGTTCGTTGTGTATGGCTTCGCAATGATCTGGAAACCTTTAAGAAGCGACTGAAAGCACTTGAAGCCAAAGCAGCACAGGAAGGTTTGGTGCTCACCGAAGCACAGGTGGTGGCCTTAGAGAAGGCTAAGGAAGAAAAAGTATCCAAAGGAGAAATTGAAACCTACCATCCGGGTTATCTCGGTGCTCAGGATACGTACTATGTGGGTAATATCAAAGGTGTTGGTCGTATTTATCAGCAGACTTTTATCGACACCTATGCTAAGGTGGCTACCGTTAAGCTCTACGATCGCAAAGTGGCATTGGTGGCTGCAGATATGCTTAATGACAGGGTAATCCCCATGTATGACCAGTATGGTATTCCTCTTATGAGAATACTTACAGACAGAGGAACTGAATACTGTGGCGCAAGAGAGCACCATGAATATCAACTTTATCTGGCCATTGAGGATATTGACCACACCAAAACAAAAGCTAAAAGTCCTCAAACAAACGGCATTTGTGAACGCTTCCACAGAACCATGCAGGAAGAGTTCTATGCTACTGCGTTTCGTAAGAAGATTTACAAATCCGTTGAAGAACTTCAAACGGATGCGGATATATGGCTGCAGTATTACAATAATGAGCGCACTCATTCCGGTAGAGTAAGCGTCTCCGCGATGCCATCTTGTGAACACATTTGA
- a CDS encoding DUF6935 domain-containing protein has protein sequence MKTTKLINVLILAIALVISFSACKKATQDFVEEKVPADNASITGTLAGKINHDELDMSDKASCTFDRFPWTVAKFQELQAQVSTEPQGAVTMVLIAMEIYRKYPVFGEKCLYLATTENEHDPNKPGRMSKDRIMHRLSELLRGKDEYYARPYQVAAYLKGAHQQNGYIPEKPYTVEVEAMNSNYEYNSKMDAKFIQYYVLTGGKDSGKDIIRVIKPWDSKYFLVDNFPGLYSQVKELPGSKTWDDNMFIK, from the coding sequence ATGAAAACAACCAAATTAATTAATGTTCTGATTTTAGCGATTGCGCTGGTCATAAGCTTCAGCGCCTGCAAGAAAGCCACTCAGGATTTTGTAGAAGAAAAGGTGCCTGCCGACAATGCTTCCATTACCGGAACACTTGCCGGTAAAATTAACCATGATGAGCTTGATATGAGCGACAAGGCATCCTGCACCTTCGATCGTTTCCCATGGACGGTTGCAAAATTTCAGGAATTGCAGGCACAGGTTTCCACCGAGCCGCAAGGCGCCGTAACCATGGTGTTGATTGCCATGGAAATATACCGCAAATACCCCGTTTTTGGCGAAAAGTGTTTGTATCTGGCAACCACTGAAAATGAACACGATCCCAACAAACCCGGGCGTATGAGCAAGGACCGGATAATGCATCGCCTCAGCGAACTGCTTCGCGGTAAAGATGAATATTATGCGCGTCCCTATCAGGTAGCCGCTTACCTGAAAGGTGCCCATCAGCAAAACGGATACATACCTGAAAAGCCCTATACCGTGGAAGTGGAGGCTATGAATTCCAATTATGAATACAACAGTAAAATGGATGCTAAATTCATTCAGTACTATGTGCTCACCGGCGGTAAAGACAGCGGCAAAGACATCATTCGTGTAATCAAACCCTGGGACAGCAAATATTTTCTAGTCGATAATTTTCCCGGACTTTATTCACAGGTAAAAGAGCTGCCCGGCAGCAAAACCTGGGACGATAACATGTTTATTAAGTAA
- a CDS encoding bifunctional metallophosphatase/5'-nucleotidase — translation MKTITTSQKLICGIALLGTTLLISCGTNRKVKVAELPKAKTIEILAVNDMHAAIDNFPRLAFMADSLRNIYPNLLLISGGDNQTGNPANDQYPEKGIPIIELMNAVKFDMSAVGNHEFDSRLVGFANITHKAKFDFLSANIDLPKTPDFRIKPYVIIKSPNGLRTAFVSFLDINDNGIPDTHPDNAKGFGFKDPFQIAKEYLFLKDSCDVFVMVNHLGFENDVKLANQLPANSVDVMIGGHSHTKVEKDQIHNGIMITQAERKLKYATLIKLRVGPEGKVGREMQLLTVGKKGNSRADIQTMVDAYNNNPALTETIAIAEDDFSNYEEIGFLMTDAIRFASGTDLAFINPGGVRISTLAKGPVRTKDVYEMDPFGNEIVLFNLTGHEMRNLFLSAFLLDDHLPIYPSGMTMRYMLNPDGKLKDVELLTTDGKPFDMDKTYSVVMNDYMASVYKYDHNDPGQGLFRPSAETTIEYLKGLKTIPSYRGVTRVEMVK, via the coding sequence ATGAAAACAATAACAACATCACAAAAGCTAATCTGCGGTATTGCTCTGCTTGGAACTACACTTTTGATAAGTTGTGGCACAAACCGCAAAGTAAAAGTAGCTGAGCTTCCCAAAGCAAAAACGATAGAAATCCTTGCCGTGAACGATATGCACGCAGCCATTGATAATTTCCCCCGGCTTGCCTTTATGGCTGACAGTTTGCGGAATATATACCCCAACTTATTGCTTATTTCGGGTGGTGATAATCAAACAGGAAACCCGGCAAACGACCAATATCCCGAAAAGGGAATACCCATCATTGAGCTGATGAACGCCGTGAAATTTGATATGTCGGCAGTGGGTAACCACGAGTTTGACTCCCGCCTTGTGGGTTTTGCAAACATCACACACAAAGCGAAGTTTGATTTCCTTAGTGCCAATATCGATCTGCCGAAAACACCCGATTTTCGCATTAAACCATATGTAATAATTAAAAGCCCAAATGGGCTGAGAACAGCCTTTGTGTCCTTTTTGGACATAAACGACAATGGAATTCCGGACACACACCCGGATAATGCAAAAGGATTTGGGTTTAAAGACCCGTTTCAAATCGCCAAAGAATATCTCTTCCTGAAAGACAGTTGCGACGTATTTGTGATGGTGAACCATCTCGGATTTGAAAACGATGTGAAATTAGCCAATCAACTGCCGGCAAATAGCGTAGATGTAATGATTGGCGGACACTCGCACACCAAAGTCGAAAAAGATCAAATCCACAATGGAATTATGATTACGCAGGCCGAACGGAAACTCAAATATGCAACGCTCATTAAGCTGAGAGTTGGTCCCGAAGGAAAGGTGGGTAGAGAAATGCAGTTGCTAACCGTGGGCAAGAAGGGGAATTCCCGTGCCGACATTCAAACAATGGTGGATGCCTACAACAACAATCCGGCATTGACCGAAACCATCGCAATAGCCGAAGACGATTTTTCAAACTACGAAGAAATAGGATTCCTGATGACCGATGCCATACGCTTTGCTTCGGGAACCGACCTTGCTTTTATCAATCCGGGTGGGGTTCGTATATCAACGCTTGCCAAAGGTCCGGTGCGTACCAAGGACGTTTATGAAATGGATCCTTTCGGCAACGAAATAGTGCTGTTTAACCTTACAGGCCACGAAATGCGCAATCTGTTTCTCAGTGCATTCCTACTCGATGACCATTTGCCCATTTATCCTTCGGGAATGACTATGCGCTATATGCTAAACCCCGATGGGAAGCTTAAAGATGTGGAACTTTTAACAACCGACGGAAAACCGTTTGATATGGACAAAACGTATTCCGTAGTCATGAACGATTATATGGCTTCGGTTTATAAATACGACCACAACGATCCCGGACAGGGACTGTTTCGTCCTTCAGCAGAAACCACCATTGAATACCTTAAAGGGCTGAAAACCATTCCAAGTTATAGAGGAGTGACAAGGGTGGAGATGGTGAAGTAG
- a CDS encoding IS4 family transposase codes for MLQDKDIKKIQELKADFTPGRVSAEDIFSRFKALKLSEGLSEFKWFKTRGYDFKMVLALLVSMVVSSDKTVNSYLNSPTGEGSTMGKDVFYRLKNSSIICWRMLMWHLVHRFLTVTSKDSDVDDTSSRYLIFDDTTLSKTGKRIEKIGKVWDHVTNSYVLGFKLLVMMYWDGKSSIPLDFSLHREKGKKQERPFGMTKKQIRKQYSCKRIKDSYTAKRVEELDTNKIQMVLRMFFTAIYRGLRVDYVLVDSWFTCDALIQAIRSVKDKEVHLIGMYKFAKTKFEYQGKSLTHAQINNMLGKPRRCRSLGYQYKQARVLYQGVEICLFFSRRGKNDKWKVLLTTDTKLTFKGLIGHYQVRWVVEVFNRESKQLLNLGRCQSSNFDA; via the coding sequence ATGCTGCAGGACAAAGATATTAAAAAGATTCAAGAGTTGAAAGCGGACTTTACCCCCGGCAGGGTTTCCGCTGAAGATATTTTTAGCCGCTTCAAGGCGTTGAAGCTAAGCGAAGGTCTTTCTGAGTTCAAATGGTTCAAGACCCGGGGATATGATTTTAAAATGGTCCTGGCCCTGCTGGTCTCCATGGTGGTCAGTTCAGACAAGACGGTCAACTCCTATCTGAACAGCCCCACAGGTGAAGGTTCCACCATGGGCAAGGATGTGTTCTATCGCTTGAAGAACAGTTCCATCATATGCTGGCGGATGCTTATGTGGCATCTTGTGCATCGTTTTCTGACGGTGACGTCCAAAGATAGTGATGTAGATGATACCTCATCCCGTTACCTGATCTTCGATGACACCACCCTGTCTAAAACCGGGAAGCGTATAGAGAAGATCGGGAAGGTATGGGATCATGTAACCAACAGCTACGTGCTTGGATTCAAGCTGTTGGTGATGATGTACTGGGACGGTAAGTCCTCCATACCACTGGATTTCAGTCTTCACCGGGAAAAAGGAAAAAAGCAGGAACGCCCGTTTGGGATGACCAAAAAGCAGATCCGCAAGCAATACAGTTGCAAGCGTATCAAGGACTCGTACACCGCTAAACGTGTGGAAGAACTGGACACGAACAAGATTCAGATGGTCCTGCGGATGTTTTTCACGGCCATCTATCGCGGGCTTCGTGTTGATTACGTCCTGGTGGACAGCTGGTTTACTTGCGATGCGTTGATACAGGCTATCCGGAGTGTGAAGGACAAGGAAGTTCACCTGATCGGGATGTACAAGTTTGCAAAGACTAAGTTTGAGTACCAGGGTAAGAGCCTGACTCACGCCCAGATCAATAACATGCTGGGCAAACCCAGGCGCTGCCGTTCCCTGGGTTACCAGTACAAACAGGCCAGGGTGCTGTACCAAGGTGTTGAGATCTGCCTTTTCTTTAGTCGTCGGGGCAAAAATGACAAATGGAAGGTTTTGTTGACGACGGACACGAAACTGACGTTCAAGGGATTGATCGGGCATTACCAGGTAAGATGGGTTGTGGAGGTGTTCAATCGAGAATCGAAGCAATTGTTGAACCTGGGAAGATGTCAATCCAGTAACTTTGACGCCTAG
- a CDS encoding SPFH domain-containing protein, with product MALFNKIKQKAFGEFIDIIEWTDDTSDTMIWRFPRYNSEIKNGAQLTVRETQVAVLVNEGQFADVFQPGRHELTTSNMPILTTIRGWKYGFNSPFKVDVYFVNTKQFLNQRWGTANPIMMRDPEFGPIRLRAFGSYNFRVQEDPIPFIKNVAGTSGEFTTEGISEQLRNFVITKFTDYLGESKIAALDLAANMNEFSQELTIGLKDDFAKYGIELTRFLVENISLPEAVEEALDRRTSMGVIGNMTAYTQMQFADSLKDSANNPAGGGNLAGDAMGAGIGLAMAGQMAGQMMNPQGEQSQNPAGFNPQQGAPPPMPPQVMVHVAVDGVQQGPFPMAQLQQMVQQGQLTPDTLVWTAGMAGWAAANSVPALSQMFGAVPPPL from the coding sequence ATGGCACTTTTCAACAAAATCAAACAAAAAGCATTCGGTGAATTTATTGATATTATCGAATGGACAGATGACACGAGCGATACCATGATTTGGCGTTTTCCACGTTACAATTCTGAAATCAAAAATGGAGCACAGCTCACGGTACGCGAAACGCAGGTGGCGGTGTTGGTAAACGAAGGACAATTTGCGGATGTGTTTCAGCCTGGTCGCCATGAGCTAACCACCTCCAACATGCCCATCCTCACCACCATTCGTGGTTGGAAGTATGGCTTCAATTCGCCTTTCAAGGTGGATGTATATTTTGTAAACACCAAGCAGTTTTTGAATCAGCGTTGGGGAACGGCAAACCCTATTATGATGCGCGACCCTGAATTTGGTCCCATCCGCTTGCGTGCATTTGGTTCATACAACTTCCGTGTACAGGAAGATCCCATTCCATTTATAAAAAATGTGGCAGGCACAAGTGGCGAGTTCACCACTGAAGGCATAAGCGAGCAGCTTCGCAATTTTGTGATAACCAAGTTTACCGACTATTTGGGCGAATCTAAAATAGCCGCATTAGATTTGGCAGCCAATATGAATGAGTTTTCGCAAGAACTGACCATCGGTCTCAAGGATGACTTTGCTAAATATGGTATCGAGCTGACCCGTTTTTTGGTAGAGAATATTTCGTTGCCAGAGGCTGTGGAAGAGGCATTAGACCGCCGCACAAGCATGGGCGTGATTGGCAATATGACCGCTTATACCCAGATGCAGTTTGCAGATTCGTTGAAAGATTCGGCAAACAATCCCGCCGGAGGTGGCAACCTTGCCGGCGATGCGATGGGTGCAGGTATTGGACTGGCTATGGCAGGACAAATGGCGGGGCAGATGATGAATCCTCAGGGCGAACAATCTCAAAATCCTGCTGGCTTTAATCCTCAGCAAGGTGCACCTCCTCCTATGCCGCCACAGGTAATGGTCCATGTGGCTGTGGATGGCGTGCAACAGGGGCCTTTCCCAATGGCTCAACTGCAACAAATGGTGCAACAAGGGCAACTTACCCCCGATACATTGGTTTGGACGGCAGGAATGGCGGGCTGGGCAGCAGCAAATTCAGTTCCAGCGTTATCGCAGATGTTTGGCGCGGTTCCACCGCCTTTATAA
- a CDS encoding nucleoside hydrolase has protein sequence MRKMIFSTLVCLILFGATAQAQKKEKVILDTDMVEVFDDGITMMMLANAPNIDLIGVTIVVGNTWVPEGTAYAIRQLEDIGKSHIPVVPGIRYPIFPSRFETIKNERILFGIGDAYVGAAGYPEPKSWESVYLQKYGSESTAKPLDMKAVNFIIDEVKKSPNEITIIAIGTCVNLATAVRMAPEIIPLIKKVIYMGGSFFKPGNTTPTAEFNWWMDPEAAKICLRSPFKEQIIVGLDACEKMPFKKDRYKKITDIIKNPDLKAMMKRNFLNALYIDDTEYVHYIWDVIAGAIMMDPTLITEEVTRYVDVNSQFGFSYGQSVAFERNQPVGTQEARIVLTVDSDRLWKMVEDYCREF, from the coding sequence ATGAGAAAAATGATTTTTAGCACTCTCGTCTGCCTGATTTTATTCGGGGCAACTGCACAAGCACAAAAGAAAGAAAAAGTGATCCTAGATACCGATATGGTGGAGGTTTTCGATGATGGCATCACGATGATGATGCTTGCCAATGCTCCCAATATCGATCTTATTGGGGTTACCATTGTTGTTGGAAATACCTGGGTTCCTGAGGGAACTGCCTACGCCATCCGACAGTTGGAGGACATTGGAAAATCTCATATTCCTGTTGTACCGGGCATTCGCTACCCTATATTTCCAAGCCGTTTTGAAACCATTAAGAACGAGCGTATTTTGTTTGGTATTGGCGATGCTTATGTAGGTGCTGCGGGATATCCCGAGCCAAAATCGTGGGAATCGGTGTATTTGCAAAAATATGGGTCAGAATCAACTGCGAAACCTTTGGATATGAAGGCGGTCAACTTTATTATCGATGAGGTAAAGAAAAGTCCAAACGAAATAACCATCATTGCCATTGGCACATGTGTAAATCTGGCAACAGCGGTCCGTATGGCCCCCGAAATAATTCCATTGATTAAAAAAGTAATCTACATGGGAGGTTCATTCTTTAAACCCGGAAACACTACGCCCACCGCAGAATTTAACTGGTGGATGGACCCTGAGGCGGCAAAAATATGTCTGCGTTCTCCTTTCAAGGAACAGATTATTGTAGGATTGGATGCATGCGAAAAAATGCCGTTTAAAAAAGACAGGTATAAGAAAATAACTGATATCATTAAAAATCCTGACTTGAAAGCGATGATGAAGCGTAACTTCTTAAACGCACTCTACATCGACGATACAGAATATGTGCATTATATCTGGGACGTAATTGCAGGAGCTATTATGATGGACCCTACCTTAATTACAGAGGAAGTCACACGTTATGTGGATGTGAATTCGCAATTCGGTTTCTCTTACGGGCAATCGGTCGCTTTTGAACGCAATCAACCGGTGGGAACGCAGGAGGCTCGCATTGTACTTACCGTTGATAGCGACAGGCTGTGGAAAATGGTAGAAGACTATTGCAGGGAGTTTTAG